The Polyangia bacterium region GGACTGCGGATCGACCACCGTCGACGGCGCCAGGCGCGGGCGCGCCAGTGCGATCAGCTGGTCGCACTCGACGGCAGACAGCAGATCACCCAGCAACGCCAGGCAGGGACGTTCGGCGCGGGCCAGCACGCGCACCGACGAGCCGTCGGTGGTGGTCAGCCGCGCGGTCGAGCGCAGGCGCGATACCTGCGGGCGAAATGCCGGCGCGCCGTCGACCACCACGGTGTCGGTGGGCGCCGGGCGACCATCGCGGCGGGCGCGCACGAAGGCCGCGACGATCGCGTCGGCCACCGCGGGCTGCATGTGTTCGGCCACCATGGTCTGAGCCAGCGCCGACGGCGGCAGGCCCTGGTCCAGGCGTTCAGTCAACCACGCGCTCAGCTCGGGACGAAAACGAACGATGGATGCGCTCATCGCGTGGTCACCGTCATTGACGCCAAGCCTGCCTCAGTCGTCGATGGCGGCGCCGCGGGAACCAGCTCGTTCGCCGTCCAGCCGGCGCCGGTGCGCGTGAAGCCTTCCACCAGCTGGGCATAACCGGCGCCGTTGATCAGCCGACCGATGGCGGGAAATGCCTGGGCAAAGCGGGCGTCGCGCGCCCAGGCCGGCGCGGTGACGTCGTAGGTGTACGCGACGGTGGCGTGCTCCGGCGCGCCTTCCGTCGGCGGTTGCACGCGCGCGCTGATCACCTTGTTCAACGTCAGCGTCACCGGACAAAGATCGGTCCGCGTTTCGCGCACGATGTACAGCGCGCGGCCGGCCCCGGTCAGGAGATACCGTTTGCCAGAAGTGACCGGCGGCGGTTGTCCCGGCTGGCCGTCGCTGGCGCTGGCGGCCAGCGGCTCAGACGACGCCAACCCCAGGGTTTCCAGCACCGGAAGCTGCCGCGCCTCGCGCGAGCCGATCGCTCGATCGTGGGCCGTCACATCGACCGGCCAGCGCGGGTAATCCAGGCACAGCGTCCCGCGCTGTTGCAGATACGCGGTCAGCCCGTCGACGAACGGCGCGCCGGCCGCGTCGCCGACGACTTTCTTTTCTTTCACACACGCGCCGACGGTCAAAAGCCCGATCGCCATGGCGCCTAGCGCGGCGAATGACGATCGACGTTCCGGGCGTTGATGGTGATTCTGCTTTCGGGTGGCCATCAGGTCCTCACCTTTTCATTCCACGCAGGGTCCGGACACCGGCGGTGTCGGCGGCGGCTGATAGCCGTCGGTGAGGGTCTCCAGAAAACACAGCAGGTCGGCAATCTCCCGCTCGCCGAGCGGCGGCTTCGATCCGCGTGGCCGTCCGTCCAGCGGCCGCTGGACGTCCAGGTTGGCGCGGTGGCGCGGCGGCAGATCGTCGAACTTCCGGACCACGCCGCCGCTGAACTGCGCCGTGATCAATCCATAGCGCGGAAACGCGGCATCCGGACGCGCCTTGGGTGATCCACCCACCGTCGGATACCAAAGCTCGGGCATGGTGTCGCGGGTGGCGTAGAACCGCACCGCTTGCTCCAGCGAGTGCATGGCGCCGTTGTGAAAGAAGGCGCCGCGCGTGGCCACGTTGCGCAGCGTGGGCGTCTTGAACAGGCCGCAAAATTCATTCGACGGGCGCCCGGACGGCAGGTGATCGGTCCGCGCCGGTCCGCACAGGCCGAGATCGAAGAACTCGTCGTCGGTGTTGGCCGGGATCTCCCGGTTGCGGGGCACGCCGATCGCTTCGTACGAAAAATCGGTGAACAGGCCCGAGCTGCCGTTCAAGCCGGGCCCGACATAATGGCAAGCAGCGCAGTTGCCGGTCTTCTCGTCGATGAAGACGCGAAAGCCGCGCGCCTCGGCGGCGGTGAAGGTGCCGCCTATCTTGTTGTCGGCATGGCGGTCGAACTTGCTGGTGTAGGGATGAAAGCTGACGTCTTCGCGCTGGAACGCCTCCAGCGCGGCCAGCACTTTGGCGAACGCGGCGTCGGTGTCGGTGAAGCGCAGCTCGGGAAAAGCGCCTGCAAACGCGTCGGCGTACGGTGCCGCCTGCACCTTGCCAACGACGGCGGCGGCGCTGGCGTTGGCCATCTCCACCGGCGACAGCAGCGGCAACCGCGCTTGCTGGGCCAACGTGCTGGCGCGACCATCCCAGGCAAAGCCACCGCCCGGACCGGGCGCGCTGATCCCGTCGGGGTTGTCGAAGAGATCGGCGTAAGGCGGCGTGTATTCCTTGT contains the following coding sequences:
- a CDS encoding cytochrome c peroxidase → MRIAKTGACVAWLLAATGALGACRGRDAAASTPPAGSPTTPIGGPLPLSAAALVGRALFFDQALSASGQMSCATCHDPDHAYAPANGDAVQPGGPSGAGRGIRAVPSLRYKEYTPPYADLFDNPDGISAPGPGGGFAWDGRASTLAQQARLPLLSPVEMANASAAAVVGKVQAAPYADAFAGAFPELRFTDTDAAFAKVLAALEAFQREDVSFHPYTSKFDRHADNKIGGTFTAAEARGFRVFIDEKTGNCAACHYVGPGLNGSSGLFTDFSYEAIGVPRNREIPANTDDEFFDLGLCGPARTDHLPSGRPSNEFCGLFKTPTLRNVATRGAFFHNGAMHSLEQAVRFYATRDTMPELWYPTVGGSPKARPDAAFPRYGLITAQFSGGVVRKFDDLPPRHRANLDVQRPLDGRPRGSKPPLGEREIADLLCFLETLTDGYQPPPTPPVSGPCVE